The sequence GGCGGCGAACCGGTAGCCAGTGCCCCAACAGGGGCACTAGCAGCACCCCGCCGACGGAAGCGAGCGCTTGTTCCGCGCCTCCTTGCTGCGCGCGGCCAGCAGCTCGTCGGCGGGGTAGCCGACCTCCTCCAGGGTCAGCCCGTGCGGCCGTACGACATGGACGGCGGAGTCCCGCACCCCGGCGGCCAGCACCTTCCCCGGCCACTCGGGACCGCGGTGGCCGTCCCCGACGAACAGCAGCGCACCGATCAGCGAGCGCACCATGTTGTGGCAGAAGGCGTCGGCGCGGACGGTGGCCGTGATGATCCCGTCCGAGCCCTTCACGAGGCTCAGCTCCTGAAGGGTGCGAATGGTGGTCGCGCCCTCCCGCTTCTTGCAGTACGCGGCGAAGTCGTGCTCGCCGAGCAGCGCCCGCGCGGCCTCGTTCATGGCGTCGACGTCGAGCGGCCAGTCGTGCCACAGCACGTGGCCCCGCAGCAGGGGGTCCACTCCCCCGGGGTTGTCGGTGACCCGGTAGGCGTACCGGCGCCAGACCGCCGAGAAACGGGCGTTGAAGCCGCTGGGCGCCTCCCTGAGGGCCCACACCCGCACGTCCCTGGCCAGCCGCCCGGCGAGCCGCTTGAGCAGCTTGTCGTGGTGCTCACGCCAGACCTGTTCGGGCAGATCGACATGGGCGACCTGTCCCCGGGCGTGCACCCCCGCATCGGTCCGTCCGGCGACCGTCAGCTCGTACGTCTCCCGCGACCGGGTCACCGTACGCAGCGCGTCCTCGATCTCCCCCTGCACGGTCCGCCGGCCGCCGGCCTGCTTGGCCCAGCCGTGGAAGTCGCTCCCGTCGTAGGACAGGTCGAGGCGGACACGGACGTAACCGGGCTGTACTTCGTCACTCACGGAACAGATCCTCTCAAGGCAGTGCCCTTTCAAAAAACGCGAAAGCGGGCCCGCCCCGAAGGGCGGACCCGCTTCCCGCGTCAGGCAGAGCCTCAGGCGTCCTTCGACTCCTCGGCAGCGGCCTCCTCGGCCGGCGCCTCGGTGGTCTCGGCAGCCTTGGCCTCCTCGGCCTCCTTGACCGCACGCTTGGTGGCGGCCTCGGCCTCGCCGGTCGCCTGCTGCGCGACCGTCAGCGCCTCGACCAGCTCGATGACAGCCATGGGCGCGTTGTCGCCACGGCGGTTACCGATCTTGGTGATGCGGGTGTAGCCACCGGGACGGTTCTCGTAGCGCGGGCCGATCTCGGTGAAGAGCGTGTGGACGACGCTCTTGTCCGTGATGACCTGGAGCACCTGACGGCGGTTGTGAAGGTCGCCCTTCTTCGCCTTGGTGACCAGACGCTCGGCGTACGGGCGCAGGCGGCGGGCCTTCGCCTCGGTGGTGGTGATACGGCCGTGCTCGAAGAGCGCCTTCGCGAGGTTCGCGAGGAGCAGCTTCTCGTGCGCGGCGCTGCCGCCCAGACGGGCACCCTTGGTGGGCTTCGGCATTTCTTTCTCCTGTGTGTCTGCCCCGGCCGTGTCAGGTACCGGGGTCAGTATCCGAGCAGACGGTTGTCCGTCGGAGATCCGGGTGCCTGTTGCCAGGCACCCGGAAGGGGATCACGCCCAGTACCGGATCAGTACTGCTCGGTCTCCACAAAGCCCGCGTCCGCGTCGTCGTCGGCGCCGAAGGCGTCGGCGGCGGCGGTCGGGTCGAATCCGGGCGGGCTGTCCTTGAGGGCCAGGCCCATGCCGGCCAGCTTCGCCTTGACCTCGTCGATGGACTTCGCACCGAAGTTGCGGATGTCCAGGAGGTCGGCCTCGGAGCGCGCGACCAGCTCACCCACGGAGTGGATGCCCTCACGCTTGAGGCAGTTGTAGGAGCGGACGGTGAGCTCCAGCTCCTCGATCGGCAGCGCGAGGTCGGCGGCCAGGGCGGCGTCCGTGGGGGACGGGCCCATGTCGATGCCCTCGGCGTCGATGTTCAGCTCACGGGCGAGACCGAACAGCTCGACCAGCGTCTTGCCGGCGGACGCCATGGCGTCACGCGGACGCATGGCCTGCTTGGTCTCGACGTCGACGATCAGCTTGTCGAAGTCGGTGCGCTGCTCGACACGCGTGGCCTCGACCTTGTACGTGACCTTCAGAACCGGCGAGTAGATGGAGTCGACCGGGATACGGCCGATCTCCTGGCCCACCTGCTTGTTCTGCACAGCGGAGACGTAACCGCGACCGCGCTCGACGGTCAGCTCCATCTCCAGCTTGCCCTTGCCGTTGAGGGTGGCGAGGACGAGGTCGGGGTTGTGCACCTCGACACCGGCCGGGGGCGCGATGTCGGCGGCGGTGACCAGGCCCGGGCCCTGCTTGCGCAGGTACATCACGACCGGCTCGTCGTGCTCCGAGGAGACGACCAGCTGCTTGATGTTGAGGATCAGGTCGGTGACGTCCTCCTTGACGCCCGGCACGGTGGTGAACTCGTGCAGGACACCGTCGATGCGGATGCTGGTGACAGCAGCGCCGGGGATCGACGACAGGAGGGTACGGCGGAGAGAGTTGCCGAGGGTGTAGCCGAAGCCCGGCTCCAGCGGCTCGATCACGAACCGGGAGCGGAACTCGTCGACGACCTCTTCGGTCAACGAGGGACGCTGAGCGATCAGCATGTGTGGATCAGATCCTTCATTCGTGGACGCCCGCTATTTGACGTCCGACGGAAACCGCACCCTGTGAGAAGCGCGGGTACTGCAAGGGTACGGGCGATACGGCCCATTTACGGAGCCGTACCGCCCGAAAATCCTCAGCCCAAGCGGCCGTGCGTCAGACGCGGCGGCGCTTCGGCGGGCGGCAGCCGTTGTGCGGGGTCGGGGTGACGTCCTGGATGGAGCCGACCTCGAGGCCCGTGGCCTGCAGGGAGCGGATCGCGGTCTCACGACCGGAACCCGGGCCCTTGACGAACACGTCGACCTTGCGCATGCCGTGCTCCTGGGCGCGGCGGGCAGCCGACTCGGCGGCCATCTGCGCGGCGAACGGCGTGGACTTCCGGGAGCCCTTGAAGCCGACGTGGCCGGCGGAGGCCCAGGAGATCACGTTGCCGGACGGGTCCGTGATGGAGACGATCGTGTTGTTGAACGTGCTCTTGATGTGCGCGTGGCCGTGAGCGACGTTCTTCTTTTCCTTGCGGCGCACCTTCTTGGCAGCGCCCTGACGACCCTTGGGGGGCATCTATAACTCCTACGGGAGGTGGTCGGTCCTACAGCGAAGACCGCTGGACGGCGAGTCCGCTGCGGACTACTTCTTGCCCGGCTTCTTCTTGCCGGCGATGGCGCGACGCGGGCCCTTGCGGGTGCGGGCGTTGGTGCTGGTGCGCTGACCGCGGACGGGCAGACCGCGACGGTGGCGCAGACCCTGGTAGCAGCCGATCTCGACCTTGCGGCGGATGTCGGCCTGGATCTCGCGACGGAGGTCACCCTCGGTCTTGATGTTGTTGTCGACGTACTCACGAATCGCGACGAGCTGCTCCTCGGAGAGGTCGCGAACGCGGGTGTTCGGGTCGATGCCGGTCTCGGCCAGCGTCTGCTGCGAGAGCGTCCGGCCGATGCCGAACACGTAGGTGAGGGCGACCTCCACGCGCTTTTCGCGCGGGATGTCAACACCGGAAACGCGTGCCATTCAATGGCTCCTGGTGATCTTCGGAGGTCTTCCGCAGAACCGGCTCCCGGCCGCCGTACGAGGTACGAACCGGGTCCCCGGCCTCCGAACCGGGGGTGTCGAGCCGCTCGCGACGGCTCGGGTCCTGCGTATGAACAAATTCAGCTCGCGTCGCGCGAATCTCTGCGATAGAGGTGCAGAGGGTGAGGTCGTGCGTCAGCCCTGGCGCTGCTTGTGGCGCGGGTTCTCGCAAATGACCATGACCCGGCCGTGACGGCGGATCACCCTGCACTTGTCGCAGATCTTCTTGACGCTCGGCTTGACCTTCATGGGATTGAGGTTCTCCGGGTCAGTGCCACCACCCCGCGTGAGCGGGATGCGGGCAAGATCTACTTGTAGCGGTAGACGATCCGGCCACGCGTCAGGTCGTACGGAGACAGCTCCACCACGACCCGGTCGTCAGGGAGGATGCGGATGTAGTGCATACGCATCTTGCCGCTGATGTGTGCCAGGACCTGGTGGCCGTTCTGGAGCTCGACCTTGAACATGGCGTTCGGCAGAGACTCGACGACAGTGCCCTCGATCTCGATGGCACCTTGCTTCTTGGCCACGCTTCGCCCTTCGAATCGACTACCTTGATCGACTCTCCTGCGAGCATGCGGACATGCGGGTGCACGAGAGCCGACGAGTCAGTCTACGTCGGCGCACCCTGAAAGGCGAATCGAGGAAGTCTGCCCTACGGGGGAGATCACTAAGCCAGCGGGTCCGGCGCAGCCGTGATGCCGTGCTCCGCCAGCTTCGCCTTGCCGCCGTCGGGGGCGGTGAGGACCAGCGGGCCCTGTTCCGTCAGCGCCACCGAGTGCTCCCAGTGGGAGGACCAGGTGCCGTCCGTCGTGATGACCGTCCAGTCGTCCGAGAGGACCTCGGTGCGCGGGGTGCCGAGGGAGACCATCGGCTCGATCGCGAGGCAGAAGCCGGGGACCAGCTTGGGGCCCTTGCCGCGGCGGCGGTCGACGTAGTTCAGCAGGTGCGGGTCCATGTGCATCTCGGTGCCGATGCCGTGGCCGCCGTAGTCCTCGATGATCCCGTACTTGCCGCCGCCGGGCCTCGGCTGGCGGCGGATGCACGTCTCGATCGCGCGGGAGACGTCGACCAGGCGGCTGCCCTGCTTCATGGCCGCGATGCCGGCCCACATGGACTCTTCCGTCACCCGGGACAGCTCGACCAGCTCCGGGGCGTGACCGGAACCCACGAAGGCCGTGTAGGCCGCGTCGCCGTGCCAGCCGTCGATGACCGCGCCGCAGTCGATGGAGATGATGTCGCCGTCCTTCAGCACGACCTCGTCGGAGGGGATGCCGTGGACGACCACGTCGTTGACCGACGTGCAGATCGTGGCGGGGAAGCCGCCGTAGCCCAGGAAGTTCGACTTCGCGCCGTGCTCGGCGAGGACCTTGCGGGCGACCTCGTCCAGGTCCTTGGTGCTGGCCCCGGGCACCGCCGCCTCACGGGTGGCCGCGTGGATGGCGGCTACGACCAGGCCCGCCGCACGCATCTTGGCGATCTGCTCGGGCGTCTTGATCTGCACCATGGGGGCCTGCGCTCTCCGTCACTCACGTCGACTGGGATACCGGTACAACACTACGGCCGCGGCACCCGGGAAGGGCACCGCGGCCGGAAAGGGCCGTGACTCTACTGCTCGGCCTTCTCGCGCTTGAGGGCCTCCAGCGCCCGCTGCGTGATCTCGTCGACGGGGCCCAGGGAGGAGATCGTCACGACCAGGCCCTGCGCCTTGTAGTAGTCGATGATCGGCTCGGTCTGCGTGTGGTAGACCTCCAGCCGGGTGCGGACGGTCTCCTCGCGGTCGTCGTCGCGCTGGTACAGCTCACCGCCGCAGACGTCGCACACGCCCTCCTTCTTCGGGCGGCTGTACGTCACGTGGAACACGTGGGAGGAGTCGTTGCGGCAGATGCGCCGGCCGGCGATGCGCTTGACGACCTCGTCCTCCGGGACCTCCAGGTCCAGGACGGCGTCCAGCTTGATGCCCTCGGTCGTCAGCAGCTCGTCCAGCGCCTTGGCCTGGTCCACGTTCCGCGGGAAGCCGTCCAGCAGGAAGCCGTTCTCGGCGTCCGGCTGCTCCATGCGGTCCTTGGCCATGTCGATGGTGACCGAGTCCGGCACCAGCTCGCCGCGGTCCATGTAGGACTTGGCGAGCTTGCCCAGCTCGGTCTGCTGGCTGATGTTGGCCCGGAACAGGTCTCCCGTGGAGATGTGCGGGACGGCCAGCTCCTTGGCGAGCCGGACGGCCTGCGTTCCCTTACCGGCACCGGGCGGCCCGACGAGGACGATACGCATCAGCGGAGGAACCCTTCGTAATTGCGCTGCTGGAGCTGGCTCTCGATCTGCTTCACCGTCTCGAGACCGACACCCACGATGATCAGGATGCTGGTCCCGCCGAACGGGAAGTTCTGGCTTGCCCCAAAGCCCACCAACGCCATTGTCGGTACGAGAGCGATCAGACCCAGATACAGCGAACCCGGCCAGGTGATCCGGTTGAGCACATAGCTGAGGTACTCAGCGGTCGGTCGGCCAGCCCGGATGCCCGGGATGAAGCCACCATACTTCTTCATGTTGTCGGCTACTTCCTCGGGGTTGAAGGAGATAGCGACGTAGAAGAACGCGAAGAAAACGATGAGCAAGAAGTACAGAGTGATGTAAATCGGGTGGTCACCCTTGGTCAGGTTCTGGGTGATCCAGGTCTTCCAGCCCGACTTGCCCCCCGCGAACTGCGCCACGAGCGCCGGAATGTAGAGCAGCGAGGAGGCGAAGATGACAGGAATCACACCTGCCTGGTTCACCTTCAGCGGGATGTACGTGGACGTACCGCCGTAGGAACGACGGCCGATCATGCGCTTCGCGTACTGCACCGGGATGCGGCGCTGGGCCTGCTCGACGAAGACGACGAGCCCGACCATGACCAGGCCGATCAGGATGACCGTGCCGAACTCGATCCAGCCGCCGGCCAGGGTGCCCTGCTTCTTGATCGCCCACAGCGCGGACGGGAAGGTCGCGGCGATCGAGATGAACATCAGGATCGACATGCCGTTGCCGATGCCGCGGTCGGTGATCAGCTCACCGAGCCACATCACGACGCAGGTGCCGGCGGTCATGCAGACGACCATCGTGATCGTCGTGAAGATCGCCTGGTCCGGAACGATGCTCGAGGCGACCGAGCAGCCGTTGAACAGCGCGCCGCTGCGGGCGGTGGCGACGAGGCCGGTGCCCTGGAGGATGGCGAGCGCCACGGTCAGGTACCGGGTGTACTGCGTGATCTTCGCCGTGCCGGCCTGGCCCTCCTTCTTCAGGGCTTCCAGGCGCGGGATGACCACGGTCAGCAGCTGAAGGATGATGCTGGCCGTGATGTACGGCATGATGCCGAGCGCGAAGACCGTGATCTGCAGCAGCGCGCCGCCGCTGAACATGTTCACGAGGCCGAACAGGCCCTGGTTGGCCCCCGCCTCGCTCACACACTGCTGGACGGCCTTGTAGTTGACGCCGGGGATCGGGATGTGGGTGCCGACCCGGTAGACCACGATGATGGCCAGCGTGAAGAGCAGCTTCTTGCGCAGGTCGGGCGTCCTGAACGCCCGGGCGAACGCGGTGAGCACGGTGCCTCCTGCGACCCCCGCGCAAGTGCGTCAAGGGTGACGGTCTTGAGAGTCCAATGGAACAACGACATGGATAACGGCCAACTGCCGCTCAGGGTGCCCCATGGGGAGCGCCC comes from Streptomyces sp. FXJ1.172 and encodes:
- the truA gene encoding tRNA pseudouridine(38-40) synthase TruA; amino-acid sequence: MSDEVQPGYVRVRLDLSYDGSDFHGWAKQAGGRRTVQGEIEDALRTVTRSRETYELTVAGRTDAGVHARGQVAHVDLPEQVWREHHDKLLKRLAGRLARDVRVWALREAPSGFNARFSAVWRRYAYRVTDNPGGVDPLLRGHVLWHDWPLDVDAMNEAARALLGEHDFAAYCKKREGATTIRTLQELSLVKGSDGIITATVRADAFCHNMVRSLIGALLFVGDGHRGPEWPGKVLAAGVRDSAVHVVRPHGLTLEEVGYPADELLAARSKEARNKRSLPSAGCC
- the rplQ gene encoding 50S ribosomal protein L17, with translation MPKPTKGARLGGSAAHEKLLLANLAKALFEHGRITTTEAKARRLRPYAERLVTKAKKGDLHNRRQVLQVITDKSVVHTLFTEIGPRYENRPGGYTRITKIGNRRGDNAPMAVIELVEALTVAQQATGEAEAATKRAVKEAEEAKAAETTEAPAEEAAAEESKDA
- a CDS encoding DNA-directed RNA polymerase subunit alpha, whose translation is MLIAQRPSLTEEVVDEFRSRFVIEPLEPGFGYTLGNSLRRTLLSSIPGAAVTSIRIDGVLHEFTTVPGVKEDVTDLILNIKQLVVSSEHDEPVVMYLRKQGPGLVTAADIAPPAGVEVHNPDLVLATLNGKGKLEMELTVERGRGYVSAVQNKQVGQEIGRIPVDSIYSPVLKVTYKVEATRVEQRTDFDKLIVDVETKQAMRPRDAMASAGKTLVELFGLARELNIDAEGIDMGPSPTDAALAADLALPIEELELTVRSYNCLKREGIHSVGELVARSEADLLDIRNFGAKSIDEVKAKLAGMGLALKDSPPGFDPTAAADAFGADDDADAGFVETEQY
- the rpsK gene encoding 30S ribosomal protein S11, producing MPPKGRQGAAKKVRRKEKKNVAHGHAHIKSTFNNTIVSITDPSGNVISWASAGHVGFKGSRKSTPFAAQMAAESAARRAQEHGMRKVDVFVKGPGSGRETAIRSLQATGLEVGSIQDVTPTPHNGCRPPKRRRV
- the rpsM gene encoding 30S ribosomal protein S13 — its product is MARVSGVDIPREKRVEVALTYVFGIGRTLSQQTLAETGIDPNTRVRDLSEEQLVAIREYVDNNIKTEGDLRREIQADIRRKVEIGCYQGLRHRRGLPVRGQRTSTNARTRKGPRRAIAGKKKPGKK
- the rpmJ gene encoding 50S ribosomal protein L36, which translates into the protein MKVKPSVKKICDKCRVIRRHGRVMVICENPRHKQRQG
- the infA gene encoding translation initiation factor IF-1, yielding MAKKQGAIEIEGTVVESLPNAMFKVELQNGHQVLAHISGKMRMHYIRILPDDRVVVELSPYDLTRGRIVYRYK
- the map gene encoding type I methionyl aminopeptidase, whose protein sequence is MVQIKTPEQIAKMRAAGLVVAAIHAATREAAVPGASTKDLDEVARKVLAEHGAKSNFLGYGGFPATICTSVNDVVVHGIPSDEVVLKDGDIISIDCGAVIDGWHGDAAYTAFVGSGHAPELVELSRVTEESMWAGIAAMKQGSRLVDVSRAIETCIRRQPRPGGGKYGIIEDYGGHGIGTEMHMDPHLLNYVDRRRGKGPKLVPGFCLAIEPMVSLGTPRTEVLSDDWTVITTDGTWSSHWEHSVALTEQGPLVLTAPDGGKAKLAEHGITAAPDPLA
- a CDS encoding adenylate kinase — translated: MRIVLVGPPGAGKGTQAVRLAKELAVPHISTGDLFRANISQQTELGKLAKSYMDRGELVPDSVTIDMAKDRMEQPDAENGFLLDGFPRNVDQAKALDELLTTEGIKLDAVLDLEVPEDEVVKRIAGRRICRNDSSHVFHVTYSRPKKEGVCDVCGGELYQRDDDREETVRTRLEVYHTQTEPIIDYYKAQGLVVTISSLGPVDEITQRALEALKREKAEQ
- the secY gene encoding preprotein translocase subunit SecY, which encodes MLTAFARAFRTPDLRKKLLFTLAIIVVYRVGTHIPIPGVNYKAVQQCVSEAGANQGLFGLVNMFSGGALLQITVFALGIMPYITASIILQLLTVVIPRLEALKKEGQAGTAKITQYTRYLTVALAILQGTGLVATARSGALFNGCSVASSIVPDQAIFTTITMVVCMTAGTCVVMWLGELITDRGIGNGMSILMFISIAATFPSALWAIKKQGTLAGGWIEFGTVILIGLVMVGLVVFVEQAQRRIPVQYAKRMIGRRSYGGTSTYIPLKVNQAGVIPVIFASSLLYIPALVAQFAGGKSGWKTWITQNLTKGDHPIYITLYFLLIVFFAFFYVAISFNPEEVADNMKKYGGFIPGIRAGRPTAEYLSYVLNRITWPGSLYLGLIALVPTMALVGFGASQNFPFGGTSILIIVGVGLETVKQIESQLQQRNYEGFLR